In Methanobacterium veterum, a single genomic region encodes these proteins:
- a CDS encoding DNA-3-methyladenine glycosylase I, which translates to MISYKDIFFKIKETLKEQSSFTGEEFDDVLEYFKHVGSSKLDDNDYYHLMVDIVFYSGMKANTVTSKRGIFRGYFDHYSKVYLYDEDKINEILSDKNMIRNKAKIKSCINNAKTFKNIIDKYGSFENYINSFKLTESSENLLLFRDEIMRRFGHIGPITSYQFMMDIGLPFLKPDRVIRRIFRRIGLIKYDDQLFETVIQGRKMSEETGLPIRYIDIILVKYGQMGRDDTFGLKDGICLEKNPKCELCGIRKYCEESEFL; encoded by the coding sequence ATGATCTCATATAAAGATATTTTCTTTAAAATAAAAGAAACATTAAAAGAACAAAGTAGCTTTACTGGAGAAGAATTTGATGATGTTTTAGAATATTTTAAACATGTTGGATCCAGTAAACTTGATGATAATGATTATTACCATTTGATGGTTGATATTGTATTTTATTCTGGAATGAAGGCTAATACGGTTACCAGTAAGAGGGGTATATTTAGGGGTTATTTCGACCATTATAGTAAAGTCTATTTGTATGATGAAGATAAAATTAATGAGATTTTAAGCGATAAGAACATGATTAGAAATAAAGCTAAAATTAAATCATGTATAAATAATGCTAAGACTTTTAAAAATATAATTGATAAATATGGCTCATTTGAAAACTACATAAACTCTTTTAAACTTACTGAGTCATCTGAAAACCTTTTATTATTTAGAGACGAAATTATGCGGAGATTTGGACATATTGGTCCCATTACTTCCTATCAATTCATGATGGATATTGGTCTACCATTTTTAAAGCCTGATAGGGTTATAAGAAGGATTTTTAGGAGAATAGGGTTAATAAAATATGATGACCAATTATTTGAAACAGTAATTCAAGGTCGAAAAATGAGTGAAGAAACAGGTCTTCCAATCCGTTATATAGATATTATCTTGGTTAAATATGGTCAAATGGGTAGAGATGATACATTTGGTTTAAAAGATGGCATATGCTTAGAGAAAAATCCTAAATGTGAATTATGTGGAATTAGAAAGTACTGTGAAGAATCTGAATTTCTCTGA
- a CDS encoding DUF1802 family protein, with protein sequence MNKINKCLKEWNATVEALGQGKQTVLIRTYKTNLKKFLLYPTVSYANKDNYLESFQNKHQSFVEEHALPKKKGNKVEIKYYATLEKIAEKSAQSTHRMQKFYIWTPEHVKSYLKGQKAYVWALRVYELKEPFMAEPTPGAICYANLKKEVSLEGIKPVLSDAEFSKTAKAVGQ encoded by the coding sequence ATGAATAAAATTAATAAATGCCTTAAAGAATGGAACGCAACAGTGGAAGCCCTTGGCCAGGGAAAACAAACAGTTCTAATAAGAACCTACAAAACCAATCTTAAAAAGTTTCTTTTGTATCCAACAGTTAGTTACGCAAATAAAGATAATTATTTAGAAAGCTTCCAGAATAAACATCAATCATTCGTTGAAGAGCATGCTCTCCCTAAAAAGAAAGGCAACAAAGTAGAAATCAAATACTACGCAACTTTAGAAAAAATTGCTGAAAAATCTGCCCAAAGCACCCACCGCATGCAGAAGTTTTATATTTGGACTCCAGAACACGTTAAATCATATCTAAAAGGACAAAAAGCTTATGTTTGGGCCTTAAGAGTTTATGAACTAAAAGAGCCATTTATGGCAGAGCCTACTCCTGGCGCTATTTGTTATGCTAATTTAAAAAAAGAGGTTTCTCTTGAAGGTATTAAACCTGTTTTAAGTGATGCTGAATTTTCTAAAACTGCTAAAGCTGTAGGACAATAG